Proteins encoded by one window of Moorella humiferrea:
- a CDS encoding vitamin B12-dependent ribonucleotide reductase, whose protein sequence is MELTNNARIILEKRYLKKENGVPVETPEEMFMRVARAVAGAEKIFNPSLTDVEIEEYTRRFYNLMTGWDFLPNSPTLMNAGRELGQLSACFVLPVEDSMEAIFTAVKDAALIHKSGGGTGFSFSRLRPKNSPVRSTGGIASGPVSFMKVFNAATEAIKQGGTRRGANMGILRVDHPDILEFIRCKENNNELTNFNISVGLTKEFMEAVARDEEYELKFAGKVYGKLKARQVFEEIVDHAWANGEPGIIFLDRLNEGNPTPELGEIEATNPCGEQPLLPYEACNLGSVNLANMVSGGGVDWDKLAETVYWSVRFLDNVIEINEFPLEKIKTMVMGNRKIGLGVMGWADMLFRLRIPYDTEEAVELGRRVMAFIQKEARQASRKLAAERGSFPNIDKSIYRGQKLRNATCTTIAPTGTISMIAGTSSGIEPVFALAYTKNVLDGESLIEVDPVFRAYIEENFAPEKANLIFQQIAAGKSVREIEEIPPDIRRVFTTALEIAPEWHIRMQAAFQEGTDNAVSKTVNFPSSATKEDVRRVYELAYKLGCKGVTVYRSGSREQEVLISGTQNNSSQSKPAAKTHPRPRPKRTVGVTEQVKTGCGKMYITVNYDQEGLIETFITTGSSGGCSGFTEGVSRLISLALRANIAPEAIIDQLTSVSCPNFLRRRATDKSIIGKSCPDIIGRVLAQELKIWQKQGIYSLPDDFYNRALAEISATKENLSVDCHPLNPAMEEELIKRGICPECGSTLHFQEGCVTCSCGFSKCG, encoded by the coding sequence ATGGAATTAACTAACAATGCCCGAATCATCCTCGAAAAACGTTATCTTAAGAAGGAAAATGGTGTGCCGGTGGAAACTCCGGAAGAAATGTTTATGCGGGTCGCCCGGGCCGTAGCCGGAGCAGAGAAAATCTTCAATCCTTCTTTAACAGATGTAGAGATAGAGGAATATACCCGACGTTTTTACAATCTCATGACCGGCTGGGATTTTCTGCCGAATAGTCCCACCTTGATGAACGCCGGTCGAGAACTTGGACAACTGTCGGCCTGTTTCGTCCTGCCGGTAGAGGATAGTATGGAAGCCATCTTCACCGCAGTTAAAGACGCCGCCCTGATTCACAAAAGTGGGGGAGGAACGGGCTTTTCCTTTTCACGCCTGCGGCCCAAAAACAGCCCCGTGCGCTCAACCGGCGGCATTGCGTCAGGACCTGTTTCCTTTATGAAAGTCTTTAATGCCGCCACTGAAGCCATCAAGCAGGGAGGAACCAGACGGGGTGCCAATATGGGTATCTTACGGGTCGATCACCCCGACATCCTGGAATTTATCCGCTGTAAAGAGAATAACAACGAGCTGACCAACTTTAATATTTCCGTAGGGCTGACCAAGGAATTTATGGAAGCAGTAGCCCGGGATGAGGAATATGAACTTAAATTTGCAGGCAAAGTTTACGGTAAACTAAAGGCCCGACAGGTATTCGAAGAAATTGTCGATCATGCCTGGGCCAACGGTGAACCAGGTATAATCTTTCTGGATCGTTTAAATGAAGGCAACCCCACTCCGGAATTAGGAGAAATCGAGGCCACCAATCCCTGTGGAGAACAACCCTTATTACCTTATGAAGCCTGTAACCTCGGTTCCGTGAACCTAGCCAACATGGTTAGTGGGGGCGGCGTTGATTGGGACAAGCTGGCCGAAACTGTTTACTGGTCGGTCCGTTTCCTGGATAACGTTATTGAAATAAATGAATTCCCCCTGGAAAAAATAAAAACCATGGTTATGGGAAACCGCAAAATCGGGCTTGGCGTCATGGGATGGGCCGACATGCTTTTCCGCCTGCGCATCCCCTATGACACGGAGGAAGCTGTGGAATTAGGTCGAAGGGTTATGGCCTTTATCCAAAAAGAAGCCCGCCAGGCCTCCAGGAAACTGGCGGCGGAGCGGGGCAGTTTTCCTAATATCGACAAAAGCATTTACCGCGGGCAAAAACTGCGCAATGCCACATGTACTACCATTGCCCCCACCGGTACCATAAGCATGATAGCTGGTACGAGTTCTGGTATAGAACCTGTTTTTGCCCTGGCATATACCAAAAATGTTTTAGATGGCGAAAGTTTAATAGAGGTCGATCCCGTCTTTCGGGCCTATATAGAAGAAAATTTCGCCCCGGAGAAAGCTAACCTTATTTTTCAGCAGATAGCGGCAGGGAAAAGTGTACGCGAAATAGAGGAAATTCCCCCGGATATACGCCGGGTCTTTACAACAGCTCTGGAGATCGCTCCAGAGTGGCATATTCGCATGCAAGCGGCCTTTCAGGAAGGTACTGACAACGCCGTTTCTAAGACAGTCAACTTTCCTTCCTCTGCCACCAAGGAAGATGTACGCCGGGTATATGAGCTGGCCTATAAGCTAGGTTGCAAAGGGGTAACGGTCTACCGTTCCGGCAGTCGCGAGCAAGAAGTTCTGATCAGCGGCACCCAAAATAATTCCTCCCAAAGTAAGCCTGCCGCTAAAACCCATCCCCGGCCGCGGCCGAAACGCACCGTCGGCGTCACCGAACAGGTTAAGACGGGCTGCGGTAAAATGTATATAACCGTTAATTACGACCAAGAAGGTTTAATTGAAACCTTTATCACCACCGGTTCATCCGGGGGGTGCAGCGGTTTTACCGAAGGCGTCAGCCGTTTAATCTCCCTGGCCCTCCGCGCCAATATAGCTCCGGAAGCCATTATCGATCAGCTTACTTCAGTAAGCTGTCCCAACTTTCTAAGGCGAAGGGCTACAGACAAGAGTATAATCGGAAAATCCTGTCCCGATATCATCGGTCGCGTACTGGCCCAGGAACTTAAAATTTGGCAAAAACAGGGTATTTATTCGTTACCGGACGATTTTTACAATCGGGCACTGGCCGAGATTAGCGCCACTAAAGAAAATCTTTCGGTTGACTGCCATCCACTGAACCCGGCGATGGAAGAGGAATTAATAAAGAGGGGTATTTGTCCTGAATGCGGTTCAACCCTCCATTTCCAGGAAGGTTGTGTCACCTGCAGTTGCGGTTTCAGCAAATGCGGTTGA
- a CDS encoding two-component system sensor histidine kinase NtrB has protein sequence MVYPFPEEDKEYLTEKLAIVGELAAGMAHEIRNPLTSIRGFLQLLQNKFDPQGVEREYFTIIFEELDRINNIIKEFLSLAKPAQPQLQFIAFNQLVAEALLLAEQEAIMYDVKLIQNLSPELPLLCLDPGQMKQVILNLTSNAIQATGPGGIVIISSYFDAANRQVVTTVEDNGPGIPPEKLNLIFEPFYTTKENGTGLGLTLSRRIVASHGGKILVTSKVGEGSRFTICLPVTLNGTSG, from the coding sequence ATGGTATATCCATTTCCCGAAGAAGATAAAGAATATTTAACTGAAAAATTGGCCATCGTCGGCGAGTTGGCTGCCGGTATGGCCCATGAAATACGTAATCCCCTGACCTCTATTCGCGGTTTTTTACAGCTGTTGCAGAACAAATTCGATCCTCAGGGTGTCGAGCGAGAATATTTTACTATTATCTTCGAAGAGCTGGATAGAATTAATAATATTATCAAGGAATTCCTGTCCCTGGCCAAACCTGCTCAACCCCAATTGCAATTTATAGCCTTTAACCAGTTAGTTGCTGAAGCTTTACTTTTAGCGGAACAGGAAGCTATAATGTATGATGTTAAATTAATACAAAATTTATCGCCGGAATTACCCCTATTATGCTTAGATCCAGGTCAGATGAAACAGGTTATTCTAAACTTGACTTCCAATGCCATCCAGGCAACCGGTCCGGGGGGGATTGTCATTATTAGTTCGTATTTTGATGCGGCCAACAGACAGGTAGTTACCACAGTAGAAGATAACGGGCCGGGAATCCCACCGGAAAAATTAAATTTAATTTTTGAGCCCTTTTATACCACTAAAGAAAACGGCACCGGTCTGGGCCTCACGTTGAGCAGGCGTATTGTGGCCAGCCATGGGGGTAAAATTTTAGTTACGAGCAAAGTGGGGGAGGGAAGTCGTTTTACTATATGTCTGCCCGTAACTTTAAATGGAACCAGTGGATAA